In a single window of the Prinia subflava isolate CZ2003 ecotype Zambia chromosome 3, Cam_Psub_1.2, whole genome shotgun sequence genome:
- the ARRB1 gene encoding beta-arrestin-1 isoform X1, with protein sequence MGDKGTRVFKKASPNGKLTVYLGKRDFVDHIDVVDPVDGVVLVDPEYLKERKVFVTLTCAFRYGREDLDVLGLTFRKDLFVANSQAFPPVPEDKKPLTRLQERLIKKLGEHAYPFTFEIPPNLPCSVTLQPGPEDTGKACGVDYEVKAFCAENLEEKIHKRNSVRLVIRKVQYAPERPGPQPMAETTRQFLMSDKPLHLEASLDKEIYYHGEPISVNVHVTNNTNKTVKKIKISVRQYADICLFNTAQYKCPVAVEDADDMVAPSSTFCKVYTLTPFLANNREKRGLALDGKLKHEDTNLASSTLLRDGANKEILGIIVSYKVKVKLVVSRGGLLGDLASSDVAVELPFTLMHPKPREEPVHRDIPENEAPIDTNLIELDTNDDDIVFEDFARQRLKGMKDDKEDEEERTNSPQLNDSGSLQIARWPQDL encoded by the exons ATGGGAGACAAAGGCACCCG GGTGTTTAAGAAAGCCAGTCCTAACGGGAAG CTCACTGTCTACCTTGGGAAGAGGGATTTTGTGGACCACATCGACGTGGTGGACCCCGTGG atggagtAGTGCTGGTGGATCCTGAATAcctgaaggagagaaaag TCTTTGTGACACTGACCTGCGCCTTCCGCTATGGCCGTGAGGACCTGGACGTCCTGGGGCTGACCTTCCGAAAGGACCTGTTCGTGGCCAACTCCCAGGCTTTCCCTCCGGTCCCGGAGGACAAAAAGCCCCTGACACGGCTGCAGGAACGGCTCATCAAGAAGCTGGGCGAACATGCCTATCCCTTCACCTTCGAG ATTCCCCCCAACTTGCCTTGCTCTGTCACGCTGCAGCCAGGCCCAGAGGACACGGGGAAG GCCTGTGGGGTGGACTACGAGGTCAAAGCTTTCTGTGCCGAGAACCTGGAGGAGAAGATCCACAAGAG GAACTCGGTGCGCCTGGTGATCCGTAAGGTTCAGTATGCACCAGAGAGACCTGGCCCTCAGCCCATGGCAGAGACCACCCGGCAGTTCCTCATGTCAGACAAGCCACTGCACCTTGAGGCATCCCTGGACAAGGAG ATCTACTACCATGGGGAGCCCATCAGTGTCAACGTGCATGTCACCAACAACACCAACAAGACCGTGAAGAAAATCAAGATCTCAG TGCGCCAGTATGCTGACATCTGCCTCTTCAACACTGCCCAGTACAAGTGCCCAGTGGCTGTGGAGGATGCTGA TGACATGGTGGCCCCAAGCTCGACGTTCTGCAAAGTCTACACCTTGACCCCCTTCCTTGCCAACAACCGTGAGAAGCGAGGGCTGGCGCTGGATGGGAAGCTCAAGCACGAGGACACCAACCTGGCCTCCAGCACGCT GTTAAGAGATGGAGCCAACAAGGAGATCCTGGGCATCATTGTCTCCTACAAGGTGAAGGTGAAGCTGGTGGTGTCACGAGGAGG CCTGCTGGGAGACCTCGCCTCCAG CGATGTTGCAGTGGAGCTGCCCTTCACGCTGATGCATCCCAAACCCAGGGAGGAACCAGTACACCGAGACA TTCCAGAGAATGAAGCACCCATAGATACAAATCTGATAGAGCTTGATACAAA CGATGATGACATTGTGTTTGAAGACTTCGCCCGCCAGCGACTGAAAGGCATGAAGGATGAcaaggaggatgaggaggagcgGACAAATTCCCCACAGCTCAATGACAG TGGGAGCCTACAAATCGCCCGATGGCCACAGGACCTATAA
- the ARRB1 gene encoding beta-arrestin-1 isoform X2, producing MGDKGTRVFKKASPNGKLTVYLGKRDFVDHIDVVDPVDGVVLVDPEYLKERKVFVTLTCAFRYGREDLDVLGLTFRKDLFVANSQAFPPVPEDKKPLTRLQERLIKKLGEHAYPFTFEIPPNLPCSVTLQPGPEDTGKACGVDYEVKAFCAENLEEKIHKRNSVRLVIRKVQYAPERPGPQPMAETTRQFLMSDKPLHLEASLDKEIYYHGEPISVNVHVTNNTNKTVKKIKISVRQYADICLFNTAQYKCPVAVEDADDMVAPSSTFCKVYTLTPFLANNREKRGLALDGKLKHEDTNLASSTLLRDGANKEILGIIVSYKVKVKLVVSRGGDVAVELPFTLMHPKPREEPVHRDIPENEAPIDTNLIELDTNDDDIVFEDFARQRLKGMKDDKEDEEERTNSPQLNDSGSLQIARWPQDL from the exons ATGGGAGACAAAGGCACCCG GGTGTTTAAGAAAGCCAGTCCTAACGGGAAG CTCACTGTCTACCTTGGGAAGAGGGATTTTGTGGACCACATCGACGTGGTGGACCCCGTGG atggagtAGTGCTGGTGGATCCTGAATAcctgaaggagagaaaag TCTTTGTGACACTGACCTGCGCCTTCCGCTATGGCCGTGAGGACCTGGACGTCCTGGGGCTGACCTTCCGAAAGGACCTGTTCGTGGCCAACTCCCAGGCTTTCCCTCCGGTCCCGGAGGACAAAAAGCCCCTGACACGGCTGCAGGAACGGCTCATCAAGAAGCTGGGCGAACATGCCTATCCCTTCACCTTCGAG ATTCCCCCCAACTTGCCTTGCTCTGTCACGCTGCAGCCAGGCCCAGAGGACACGGGGAAG GCCTGTGGGGTGGACTACGAGGTCAAAGCTTTCTGTGCCGAGAACCTGGAGGAGAAGATCCACAAGAG GAACTCGGTGCGCCTGGTGATCCGTAAGGTTCAGTATGCACCAGAGAGACCTGGCCCTCAGCCCATGGCAGAGACCACCCGGCAGTTCCTCATGTCAGACAAGCCACTGCACCTTGAGGCATCCCTGGACAAGGAG ATCTACTACCATGGGGAGCCCATCAGTGTCAACGTGCATGTCACCAACAACACCAACAAGACCGTGAAGAAAATCAAGATCTCAG TGCGCCAGTATGCTGACATCTGCCTCTTCAACACTGCCCAGTACAAGTGCCCAGTGGCTGTGGAGGATGCTGA TGACATGGTGGCCCCAAGCTCGACGTTCTGCAAAGTCTACACCTTGACCCCCTTCCTTGCCAACAACCGTGAGAAGCGAGGGCTGGCGCTGGATGGGAAGCTCAAGCACGAGGACACCAACCTGGCCTCCAGCACGCT GTTAAGAGATGGAGCCAACAAGGAGATCCTGGGCATCATTGTCTCCTACAAGGTGAAGGTGAAGCTGGTGGTGTCACGAGGAGG CGATGTTGCAGTGGAGCTGCCCTTCACGCTGATGCATCCCAAACCCAGGGAGGAACCAGTACACCGAGACA TTCCAGAGAATGAAGCACCCATAGATACAAATCTGATAGAGCTTGATACAAA CGATGATGACATTGTGTTTGAAGACTTCGCCCGCCAGCGACTGAAAGGCATGAAGGATGAcaaggaggatgaggaggagcgGACAAATTCCCCACAGCTCAATGACAG TGGGAGCCTACAAATCGCCCGATGGCCACAGGACCTATAA
- the ARRB1 gene encoding beta-arrestin-1 isoform X3 — MGDKGTRVFKKASPNGKLTVYLGKRDFVDHIDVVDPVDGVVLVDPEYLKERKVFVTLTCAFRYGREDLDVLGLTFRKDLFVANSQAFPPVPEDKKPLTRLQERLIKKLGEHAYPFTFEIPPNLPCSVTLQPGPEDTGKACGVDYEVKAFCAENLEEKIHKRNSVRLVIRKVQYAPERPGPQPMAETTRQFLMSDKPLHLEASLDKEIYYHGEPISVNVHVTNNTNKTVKKIKISVRQYADICLFNTAQYKCPVAVEDADDMVAPSSTFCKVYTLTPFLANNREKRGLALDGKLKHEDTNLASSTLLRDGANKEILGIIVSYKVKVKLVVSRGGLLGDLASSDVAVELPFTLMHPKPREEPVHRDIPENEAPIDTNLIELDTNDDDIVFEDFARQRLKGMKDDKEDEEERTNSPQLNDR, encoded by the exons ATGGGAGACAAAGGCACCCG GGTGTTTAAGAAAGCCAGTCCTAACGGGAAG CTCACTGTCTACCTTGGGAAGAGGGATTTTGTGGACCACATCGACGTGGTGGACCCCGTGG atggagtAGTGCTGGTGGATCCTGAATAcctgaaggagagaaaag TCTTTGTGACACTGACCTGCGCCTTCCGCTATGGCCGTGAGGACCTGGACGTCCTGGGGCTGACCTTCCGAAAGGACCTGTTCGTGGCCAACTCCCAGGCTTTCCCTCCGGTCCCGGAGGACAAAAAGCCCCTGACACGGCTGCAGGAACGGCTCATCAAGAAGCTGGGCGAACATGCCTATCCCTTCACCTTCGAG ATTCCCCCCAACTTGCCTTGCTCTGTCACGCTGCAGCCAGGCCCAGAGGACACGGGGAAG GCCTGTGGGGTGGACTACGAGGTCAAAGCTTTCTGTGCCGAGAACCTGGAGGAGAAGATCCACAAGAG GAACTCGGTGCGCCTGGTGATCCGTAAGGTTCAGTATGCACCAGAGAGACCTGGCCCTCAGCCCATGGCAGAGACCACCCGGCAGTTCCTCATGTCAGACAAGCCACTGCACCTTGAGGCATCCCTGGACAAGGAG ATCTACTACCATGGGGAGCCCATCAGTGTCAACGTGCATGTCACCAACAACACCAACAAGACCGTGAAGAAAATCAAGATCTCAG TGCGCCAGTATGCTGACATCTGCCTCTTCAACACTGCCCAGTACAAGTGCCCAGTGGCTGTGGAGGATGCTGA TGACATGGTGGCCCCAAGCTCGACGTTCTGCAAAGTCTACACCTTGACCCCCTTCCTTGCCAACAACCGTGAGAAGCGAGGGCTGGCGCTGGATGGGAAGCTCAAGCACGAGGACACCAACCTGGCCTCCAGCACGCT GTTAAGAGATGGAGCCAACAAGGAGATCCTGGGCATCATTGTCTCCTACAAGGTGAAGGTGAAGCTGGTGGTGTCACGAGGAGG CCTGCTGGGAGACCTCGCCTCCAG CGATGTTGCAGTGGAGCTGCCCTTCACGCTGATGCATCCCAAACCCAGGGAGGAACCAGTACACCGAGACA TTCCAGAGAATGAAGCACCCATAGATACAAATCTGATAGAGCTTGATACAAA CGATGATGACATTGTGTTTGAAGACTTCGCCCGCCAGCGACTGAAAGGCATGAAGGATGAcaaggaggatgaggaggagcgGACAAATTCCCCACAGCTCAATGACAGATAA
- the ARRB1 gene encoding beta-arrestin-1 isoform X4 has product MGDKGTRVFKKASPNGKLTVYLGKRDFVDHIDVVDPVDGVVLVDPEYLKERKVFVTLTCAFRYGREDLDVLGLTFRKDLFVANSQAFPPVPEDKKPLTRLQERLIKKLGEHAYPFTFEIPPNLPCSVTLQPGPEDTGKACGVDYEVKAFCAENLEEKIHKRNSVRLVIRKVQYAPERPGPQPMAETTRQFLMSDKPLHLEASLDKEIYYHGEPISVNVHVTNNTNKTVKKIKISVRQYADICLFNTAQYKCPVAVEDADDMVAPSSTFCKVYTLTPFLANNREKRGLALDGKLKHEDTNLASSTLLRDGANKEILGIIVSYKVKVKLVVSRGGDVAVELPFTLMHPKPREEPVHRDIPENEAPIDTNLIELDTNDDDIVFEDFARQRLKGMKDDKEDEEERTNSPQLNDR; this is encoded by the exons ATGGGAGACAAAGGCACCCG GGTGTTTAAGAAAGCCAGTCCTAACGGGAAG CTCACTGTCTACCTTGGGAAGAGGGATTTTGTGGACCACATCGACGTGGTGGACCCCGTGG atggagtAGTGCTGGTGGATCCTGAATAcctgaaggagagaaaag TCTTTGTGACACTGACCTGCGCCTTCCGCTATGGCCGTGAGGACCTGGACGTCCTGGGGCTGACCTTCCGAAAGGACCTGTTCGTGGCCAACTCCCAGGCTTTCCCTCCGGTCCCGGAGGACAAAAAGCCCCTGACACGGCTGCAGGAACGGCTCATCAAGAAGCTGGGCGAACATGCCTATCCCTTCACCTTCGAG ATTCCCCCCAACTTGCCTTGCTCTGTCACGCTGCAGCCAGGCCCAGAGGACACGGGGAAG GCCTGTGGGGTGGACTACGAGGTCAAAGCTTTCTGTGCCGAGAACCTGGAGGAGAAGATCCACAAGAG GAACTCGGTGCGCCTGGTGATCCGTAAGGTTCAGTATGCACCAGAGAGACCTGGCCCTCAGCCCATGGCAGAGACCACCCGGCAGTTCCTCATGTCAGACAAGCCACTGCACCTTGAGGCATCCCTGGACAAGGAG ATCTACTACCATGGGGAGCCCATCAGTGTCAACGTGCATGTCACCAACAACACCAACAAGACCGTGAAGAAAATCAAGATCTCAG TGCGCCAGTATGCTGACATCTGCCTCTTCAACACTGCCCAGTACAAGTGCCCAGTGGCTGTGGAGGATGCTGA TGACATGGTGGCCCCAAGCTCGACGTTCTGCAAAGTCTACACCTTGACCCCCTTCCTTGCCAACAACCGTGAGAAGCGAGGGCTGGCGCTGGATGGGAAGCTCAAGCACGAGGACACCAACCTGGCCTCCAGCACGCT GTTAAGAGATGGAGCCAACAAGGAGATCCTGGGCATCATTGTCTCCTACAAGGTGAAGGTGAAGCTGGTGGTGTCACGAGGAGG CGATGTTGCAGTGGAGCTGCCCTTCACGCTGATGCATCCCAAACCCAGGGAGGAACCAGTACACCGAGACA TTCCAGAGAATGAAGCACCCATAGATACAAATCTGATAGAGCTTGATACAAA CGATGATGACATTGTGTTTGAAGACTTCGCCCGCCAGCGACTGAAAGGCATGAAGGATGAcaaggaggatgaggaggagcgGACAAATTCCCCACAGCTCAATGACAGATAA
- the PDE2A gene encoding cGMP-dependent 3',5'-cyclic phosphodiesterase isoform X3 translates to MGQGCGHSILCRSQPYQAAASDIRGFLRAGDAAPGPEALQDALLSLGAALDATTLRDALRHALITLLPAVEHVYIYLLDGDTRLLCDDPPHELPPNGKLRDAVQKQKRLECGGLLPAELPGQHLGPLAAPLAPGTQVLVIPLVDKNSGAVVCVILVHCGQLSDSDEQNLRAVERHALVAFRRLQALQKLQPWPQVSLSTSSSQTSLAKAEKAPDRSYNDLDCKILQLCGELYDLDATSLQLKVINYLKQETQSLCCCLLLVSEDNHQLFCQVVGDRVLDEEISFSLTFGRLGQVVEDKKPITLKDISEEEHKQLSSMLGCEVTSMLCVPVISRATSQVVALACAFNKLSGESYTDTDEHKIQHCFCYTSTVLTSTLAFQKEQKLKCECQALLQVAKNLFTHLDDVSVLLQEIITEARNLSNAEICSVFLLDRLSHELVAKVFDGGVVDDESYEIRIPADQGIAGHVATTGKILNIKDAYSHPLFYRGVDDSTGFRTRNILCFPIKNESQEVIGVAELVNKINGPWFSKFDEDLATAFSIYCGISIAHSLLYKKVNEAQYRSHLANEMMMYHMKVSDDEYTKLLSEGIQPVSTIDPNFASFTYTPRSLPEDDTSMAILSMLQDMNFINNYKMDRQTLTRFCLMVKKGYRDPPYHNWMHAFSVSHFCYLLYKNLELVNYLEDIEIFALFISCMCHDLDHRGTNNSFQVASKSVLAALYSSEGSVMERHHFAQAIAILNSQGCNIFDHFSRKDYQRMLDLMRDIILATDLAHHLRIFKDLQKMAEVGYDPKNKQHRSLLLCLLMTSCDLSDQTKGWKTTRKIAELIYKEFFSQGDLEKAMGNSPLEMMDREKAYIPELQISFMEHIAMPIYKLLQDLFPKAAELYERVASNREQWTKVSHKFTIRGLPSNNSLDFLDEEYDPQAPDSQLNGCLEPEAGQPSEAGAK, encoded by the exons gaGCATGTCTATATCTACCTGCTGGATGGGGACACACGGCTGCTCTGTGATGACCCCCCCCATGAGCTGCCACCCAACGGGAAGCTCAG ggaTGCTGTGCAGAAGCAGAAGCGGCTGGAATGTggggggctgctccctgccgaACTCCCTGGCCAGCACCTGGGACCCCTGGCAGCGCCCCTGGCCCCTGGCACACaag TGCTCGTCATCCCGCTGGTGGACAAGAACAGTGGGGCCGTGGTATGCGTCATCCTG GTACACTGTGGCCAGCTGAGCGATTCAGATGAGCAGAACCTGCGTGCGGTAGAGAGACAT GCCCTGGTAGCATTCCGGCGCCTGCAAGCCCTGCAGAAGTTGCAGCCGTGGCCCCAGGTCAGCCTCTCCACCAGCTCCTCCCAGACCTCTCTGGCCAAGGCTGAGAAGGCGCCTGACCGCAGCTATAATGACCTGGACTGCAAGATCCTACAGCTCTGTG GTGAGCTGTACGACCTGGATGCCACCTCACTGCAGCTCAAGGTCATCAACTAC CTAAAGCAGGAGACCcagtctctgtgctgctgcctcctgcttgTCTCTGAGGACAACCACCAGCTCTTCTGCCAG GTGGTGGGGGACCGTGTCTTGGATGAGGAAATCAGCTTTTCA CTCACTTTTGGGCGCCTGGGGCAGGTGGTGGAGGATAAGAAGCCCATCACCCTGAAGGACATCAGTGAA gaggagcacaAGCAGCTGAGCAGCATGTTGGGCTGCGAGGTCACCTCcatgctctgtgtccctgtcatTAGCCGGGCCACCTCCCAGGTGGTGGCACTGGCCTGCGCCTTCAACAAACTGAGTGGAGAGAG CTACACAGACACGGATGAGCACAAGATCCAGCATTGCTTCTGCTACACCTCCACGGTGCTCACTAGCACCCTGGCCTTCCAGAAGGAGCAGAAGCTCAAGTGTGAGTGCCAG gccctgctgcaggtggcCAAGAACCTCTTCACCCACTTGG ATGAtgtctctgtcctgctgcaggagatcATTACGGAGGCCCGGAACCTCAGCAATGCTGAGAT ATGCTCTGTGTTCCTGCTGGACCGGCTCAGTCACGAGCTGGTGGCCAAGGTGTTTGATGGTGGAGTGGTGGATGATGAG AGCTACGAGATCCGCATCCCAGCAGACCAGGGCATCGCTGGGCACGTGGCCACCACTGGCAAGATCCTGAACATCAAGGATGCCTACTCGCACCCGCTTTTCTACCGTGGGGTGGATGACAGCACCGGCTTCCGCACCCGCAACATCCTTTGCTTCCCCATCAAGAATGAGAGCCAGG AGGTCATTGGGGTGGCAGAGCTGGTCAACAAGATCAATGGCCCTTGGTTCAGCAAGTTCGACGAGGACCTGGCCACAGCCTTCTCCATCTACTGCGGCATCAGCATCGCCCAC TCCCTGCTATACAAGAAGGTGAACGAGGCACAGTACCGAAGCCACCTGGCCAATGAGATGATGATGTACCACATGAAG GTGTCCGATGATGAGTACACCAAACTGCTGAGTGAGGGCATCCAGCCTGTGTCCACCATTGACCCCAACTTTGCCAGCTTCACCTACACACCACGCTCACTGCCTGAGGATGACACCTCCATG GCCATCCTGAGCATGCTTCAGGACATGAATTTCATCAACAACTACAAGATGGACCGTCAGACACTCACCAG GTTCTGCCTGATGGTGAAGAAGGGGTACCGTGACCCTCCCTACCACAACTGGATGCACGCGTTCTCCGTCTCCCACTTCTGCTACCTGCTCTACAAGAACCTAGAGCTCGTTAACTACCTGGA agacATCGAGATCTTTGCCCTCTTCATCTCCTGCATGTGCCACGACCTGGACCACAGAGGCACAAATAACTCCTTCCAGGTGGCCTCG AAATCAGTCCTGGCTGCACTCTACAGTTCAGAGGGCTCTGTCATGGAG AGGCATCACTTTGCTCAAGCCATTGCTATCCTCAATAGCCAAGGCTGCAACATCTTTGACCATTTCTCCCGAAAG GACTACCAGCGCATGCTGGACTTGATGCGGGATATCATCTTGGCCACTGACCTGGCCCACCACCTTCGCATCTTCAAGGATCTCCAGAAAATGGCAGAAG TGGGATATGACCCCAAGAACAAGCAGCACCgcagcctgctgctctgcctgctcatgACCTCCTGTGACCTCTCTGACCAGACCAAGGGCTGGAAGACCACGAGGAAGATTGCA GAGCTGATCTACAAGGAGTTCTTCTCCCAGGGTGACCTG GAGAAAGCCATGGGGAACAGCCCACTGGAGATGATGGATCGGGAGAAAGCCTACATCCCCGAGCTGCAAATCAGCTTCATGGAGCACATTGCCATGCCCATCTACAA ATTGCTGCAGGATCTCTTCCCCAAGGCTGCGGAGCTCTACGAGCGGGTGGCCAGCAACCGGGAGCAGTGGACCAAGGTCTCCCACAAATTCACCATCCGAGGGTTGCCCAGTAACAACTCCCTGGACTTTCTGGATGAGGAATATGACCCACAGGCCCCTGACTCCCAGCTCAATGGCTGCCTGGAGCCTGAGGCGGGGCAGCCCTCTGAGGCTGGCGCCAAGTGA